One Georgenia wutianyii DNA segment encodes these proteins:
- a CDS encoding signal peptidase I has protein sequence METTATVARHDRADASVGRAVLRGAGAVLLLGLLVLALAVAVVPRLLGGAALTVLSGSMEPTYSPGDVVVAVPQDSYDVGDVVTFQPVSGDPSLVTHRVVGVRLGSETRYVTRGDANGADDAPIVADQVMGRVVYHVPYLGHLATAVGPYRGLIVTGTGCLLIGYGAYRALSAPPVDRRRGTTPTTKEEP, from the coding sequence ATGGAGACCACGGCCACCGTCGCCCGCCACGACCGGGCGGACGCCTCCGTCGGCCGGGCCGTCCTGCGGGGCGCCGGCGCGGTGCTCCTCCTCGGGCTGCTGGTCCTCGCCCTCGCGGTCGCCGTCGTTCCCCGTCTCCTCGGCGGGGCGGCGCTCACCGTCCTGTCCGGGTCGATGGAGCCGACGTACTCCCCGGGGGACGTCGTCGTCGCGGTCCCGCAGGACTCCTACGACGTCGGCGACGTCGTCACCTTCCAGCCCGTCTCCGGCGACCCGAGCCTCGTCACCCACCGCGTGGTCGGCGTGCGGCTCGGCAGCGAGACGCGCTACGTCACGCGGGGGGACGCCAACGGGGCGGACGACGCCCCGATCGTTGCCGACCAGGTCATGGGGCGCGTCGTCTACCACGTGCCCTACCTGGGGCACCTCGCCACCGCGGTCGGTCCCTACCGGGGCCTGATCGTCACCGGCACCGGGTGCCTGCTCATCGGCTACGGCGCCTACCGCGCCCTCTCCGCCCCTCCTGTCGACCGCCGCCGTGGCACGACACCGACCACCAAGGAAGAACCGTGA
- a CDS encoding vWA domain-containing protein produces MGQRHARPRHARAAGRRRTALVAVTTLVSVSLVAVAPAPEPAVAAGEPEQVPVAAVVTGTDGQADPAAEQPADDVAPAQPTAPAPQQPAEDPAPQQPAEDPAPQQPAEPAAAAGRAAATPAPDAAAPLAVPSPSEESSVINVRVGGDRTGGTTVGPLAGVTLNLWDGNSFTGPTTPRTEDWATCTSDAQGDCTFVVPDTQFRGANYERHFWVVQAGAPAGWYSNPSLVTGTADDHGPTQYRFMTPELHAGETYVSGNPYFMGSAWSIFGHAEDSGGLWQNSRVNPALPQTCSAGLDVALVLDLSGSVGNAGALDDLKASAIAFAESLEGTGSRLALYTFATHAPRSADATGTNYPLTDVDRNLQTIRSRINAYEAGGGTNWDRGIYQVATSADTYDVAIVVTDGLSTFFGPDAEGSGSSTRFVETEQAIASANALKAKGTRVLAVGVGEGVSGESDNLRAISGPTPHTTSARNADYFQTGWQELAGVLSSVARGATCRAEITVDKIAEPYAGTAGPGAGWTFDASTQGGAAVAPVRGEVTGTAGTVEYIVSFDRPDAAASTVRLEELISQDQRADGWSLTGLACTANGVPLTTVRVGDGTSVPAAVGDDIACTFTNKQRLVPGIEIVKQAWDTPAADGLDGAEELPAGATVSEGTRLTWTYTVRNTGRTALEGIRVSDDQGVTVTCPRQRLGVGEHMVCTGSGPVSARP; encoded by the coding sequence ATGGGGCAGAGGCACGCGAGGCCGCGGCATGCCCGCGCCGCCGGGAGGCGGCGCACCGCGCTCGTCGCCGTGACCACGCTCGTCAGCGTGTCGCTCGTCGCTGTCGCACCCGCACCGGAGCCCGCCGTCGCGGCCGGGGAGCCGGAGCAGGTGCCGGTCGCAGCCGTAGTGACGGGGACGGACGGGCAGGCCGACCCCGCGGCGGAGCAGCCGGCCGACGACGTCGCGCCGGCGCAGCCGACCGCACCCGCGCCGCAGCAGCCGGCGGAGGACCCCGCGCCGCAGCAGCCGGCGGAGGACCCCGCGCCGCAGCAGCCGGCCGAGCCGGCGGCCGCCGCCGGGCGGGCCGCCGCCACGCCGGCGCCCGACGCGGCAGCGCCCCTCGCCGTCCCCAGTCCCTCTGAGGAGTCGTCGGTCATCAACGTCAGGGTCGGCGGTGACAGGACGGGCGGCACGACGGTCGGCCCGCTCGCCGGCGTGACCCTGAACCTGTGGGACGGGAACTCCTTCACCGGCCCGACGACGCCGCGCACCGAGGACTGGGCGACGTGCACCTCCGACGCCCAGGGCGACTGCACCTTCGTCGTCCCCGACACGCAGTTCCGCGGAGCCAACTACGAACGCCACTTCTGGGTGGTTCAGGCGGGCGCGCCCGCGGGCTGGTACTCCAACCCGTCCCTGGTGACGGGCACCGCCGACGACCACGGCCCGACGCAGTACCGCTTCATGACCCCGGAGCTGCACGCCGGCGAGACCTACGTCTCGGGTAACCCGTACTTCATGGGCTCGGCGTGGTCCATCTTCGGGCACGCGGAGGACTCCGGCGGACTCTGGCAGAACTCGCGGGTCAACCCCGCACTGCCCCAGACCTGCAGCGCCGGCCTCGACGTCGCGCTCGTCCTCGACCTGTCGGGCTCCGTCGGGAACGCGGGCGCCCTGGACGACCTCAAGGCCTCGGCCATCGCCTTCGCCGAGTCCCTGGAGGGCACCGGGTCCCGGCTCGCGCTCTACACCTTCGCCACGCACGCCCCCAGGTCGGCCGACGCCACGGGGACGAACTACCCGCTCACCGACGTCGACCGCAACCTGCAGACCATCCGCTCGCGGATCAACGCCTACGAGGCCGGGGGCGGCACCAACTGGGACCGCGGCATCTACCAGGTCGCCACCAGCGCCGACACCTACGACGTCGCGATCGTCGTCACCGACGGCCTGTCGACCTTCTTCGGCCCCGATGCAGAGGGGTCCGGCAGCTCGACCCGGTTCGTCGAGACCGAGCAGGCGATCGCCTCCGCCAACGCGCTCAAGGCGAAGGGCACCCGGGTCCTGGCCGTCGGGGTCGGGGAAGGTGTGAGCGGGGAGTCCGACAACCTGCGGGCGATCTCCGGCCCGACGCCGCACACGACGTCGGCGAGGAACGCCGACTACTTCCAGACCGGGTGGCAGGAGCTCGCGGGCGTGCTCAGCTCGGTCGCCCGGGGCGCGACCTGCCGCGCCGAGATCACCGTCGACAAGATCGCCGAGCCCTACGCCGGCACCGCCGGACCGGGCGCGGGCTGGACCTTCGACGCCTCCACCCAGGGCGGAGCGGCCGTCGCGCCGGTGCGCGGTGAGGTCACCGGCACCGCGGGCACGGTGGAGTACATCGTGAGCTTCGACCGTCCCGACGCGGCCGCGAGCACCGTCCGGCTCGAGGAGCTCATCTCGCAGGACCAGCGGGCCGACGGGTGGAGCCTCACCGGACTCGCGTGTACCGCCAACGGCGTACCTCTGACGACGGTCCGCGTGGGGGACGGGACGAGCGTGCCGGCGGCGGTCGGCGACGACATCGCCTGCACCTTCACCAACAAGCAGCGGCTCGTCCCCGGCATCGAGATCGTCAAGCAGGCGTGGGACACCCCCGCCGCCGACGGACTCGACGGCGCCGAGGAGCTCCCGGCCGGGGCGACGGTGTCCGAGGGCACGCGTCTCACCTGGACCTACACGGTCCGCAACACCGGTCGGACGGCGCTGGAGGGCATCCGGGTGAGCGACGACCAGGGCGTCACCGTCACCTGCCCGCGCCAACGGCTCGGCGTCGGTGAGCACATGGTCTGCACGGGCTCGGGCCCGGTCTCGGCGAGGCCGTGA
- a CDS encoding TetR/AcrR family transcriptional regulator gives MSEPAGRRELNKARTRQALVEAARELAREHGLEDLTAEEIAARAGVSRRTFFNYFPGIEGVVAAGLAEPLQRIAAELLARPGEEEPLTAIAAALREQPVPAEILLDWAPPGPVPAARGRELHLRVWRHHEEWLVGVLRERLGDDDELRVRTLAAAVMALFEVVQRSWLPTAADLAPDEAVASFNEALLRALAHADAGWRRPTT, from the coding sequence ATGTCCGAACCCGCGGGTCGCCGCGAGCTCAACAAGGCGCGCACCCGCCAGGCCCTCGTCGAGGCCGCCCGCGAGCTCGCGCGCGAGCATGGCCTGGAGGACCTGACCGCGGAGGAGATCGCCGCCCGCGCCGGGGTCTCGCGCCGGACGTTCTTCAACTACTTCCCCGGGATCGAGGGCGTCGTCGCCGCCGGGCTCGCCGAGCCGCTCCAGCGCATCGCCGCCGAGCTCCTCGCCCGCCCGGGGGAGGAGGAGCCACTCACCGCCATCGCCGCCGCGCTGCGCGAGCAGCCCGTGCCCGCCGAGATCCTCCTCGACTGGGCCCCACCCGGACCGGTCCCCGCCGCCCGCGGCCGCGAGCTGCACCTGCGTGTGTGGCGGCATCACGAGGAGTGGCTCGTCGGCGTCCTGCGCGAGCGGCTCGGCGACGACGACGAGCTGCGCGTGCGCACCCTCGCCGCCGCGGTCATGGCGCTCTTCGAGGTGGTCCAGCGGTCCTGGCTGCCCACCGCCGCCGACCTCGCCCCGGACGAGGCCGTCGCCTCCTTCAACGAGGCGCTCCTACGGGCCCTCGCCCACGCCGACGCCGGCTGGCGTCGGCCCACGACCTGA
- a CDS encoding cation-transporting P-type ATPase gives MTPTAEQPESSGATAPPAHARPAEDVVAALGTDLRTGLTRQEALARLEEHGPNSLPEGVRESALSRLLRQFKDPMIYVLLAAAVLTTVLGEVVDTIVILSVVVINAVIGFVQEGKAEDALEGIREMLSLDAQVRRDGTWQTAPAEDLVPGDVVRLSSGDKVPADVRLTATANLRVEESALTGESVPVDKDPDPVAADSGIGDRTSMAFSGTVVAAGSGTGVVTATGEDTEIGHITTMLEDVESLETPLTRQMTSFGKKLSLAVVVLALVMFGLGALLYDYTLGELTLSAIGFAVAAIPEGLPAVLTITLALGVQQMARRNAIVRRMASVETLGSVTVICTDKTGTLTRNEMTVRTVVTPAGHYEVTGTGYAPEGDILHAGRPVSAVEHADLRALAVVAARANDSTVARQDGRWQLSGEPTDGGVRTFALKAGVRGDEDERVAAVPFDSAYKYMATLDHTPDGLVVHVKGAPDRLLDRSDSQSAGEGTAPLDRAWWDRQVDELSAQGLRVLAAAARRAEPGATAVTTQDVDAGGLVFLGLYGIIDPPREEAVEAIRACRQAGIRVKMITGDHAGTASAIAREMGIGDGAPAVTGARLESASDEELRTIAAEHDVFARTSPEHKLRLVRALQADGEVVSMTGDGVNDAPSLKRADVGVAMGIKGTEATKEAADVVLADDNFASIEAAVEMGRTIYDNLRKAIVFILPTNGAQGLVILAAVVLGLTLPLTPVQVLWVNTITAVTLALALAFEPSESDIMHRPPRAPGGSILPRSGLVRIVYISLLIGGGTIAVFLLGEDSGSGLAESRTVAVNTLVVGQIFYLFASRFSRTTSLRRELFTTNPVSWVCVGVMLALQLLFVYTPAMNTAFGSTSVGLDGWLVPLAVGVAVLAVVEVDKALRRR, from the coding sequence ATGACGCCGACCGCCGAGCAGCCCGAATCCTCCGGCGCGACGGCCCCGCCCGCCCACGCCCGCCCCGCCGAGGACGTCGTCGCGGCCCTCGGCACCGACCTGCGCACCGGGCTCACCCGGCAGGAGGCATTGGCCCGGCTCGAGGAGCACGGCCCGAACTCCCTGCCCGAGGGCGTGCGCGAGTCCGCGCTCAGCCGGCTGCTGCGCCAGTTCAAGGACCCGATGATCTACGTGCTGCTCGCGGCGGCGGTCCTCACCACCGTCCTCGGCGAGGTCGTCGACACGATCGTCATCCTCTCCGTCGTCGTCATCAACGCCGTCATCGGGTTCGTCCAGGAGGGCAAGGCCGAGGACGCGCTCGAGGGCATCCGCGAGATGCTCTCCCTCGACGCGCAGGTGCGGCGCGACGGCACGTGGCAGACCGCACCGGCCGAGGACCTCGTCCCCGGCGACGTCGTGCGCCTGTCCTCGGGCGACAAGGTGCCGGCCGACGTCCGTCTCACCGCCACCGCGAACCTCCGCGTCGAGGAGTCCGCGCTCACCGGGGAGTCGGTACCGGTGGACAAGGACCCCGACCCGGTCGCGGCGGACTCCGGCATCGGCGACCGCACGTCGATGGCCTTCTCGGGCACGGTCGTCGCGGCGGGCTCGGGCACCGGGGTCGTCACGGCCACCGGTGAGGACACCGAGATCGGGCACATCACGACGATGCTCGAGGACGTCGAGTCCCTCGAGACTCCGCTCACCCGCCAGATGACGTCCTTCGGCAAGAAGCTCTCCCTCGCCGTCGTCGTCCTCGCGCTCGTCATGTTCGGCCTCGGCGCCCTCCTGTACGACTACACGCTCGGGGAGCTCACCCTCTCGGCGATCGGGTTCGCCGTCGCCGCCATCCCCGAGGGCCTGCCCGCGGTCCTCACCATCACCCTGGCCCTGGGCGTGCAGCAGATGGCGCGCCGCAACGCGATCGTCCGGCGGATGGCCTCGGTGGAGACGCTCGGCTCGGTCACCGTCATCTGCACCGACAAGACCGGCACCCTCACCCGCAACGAGATGACCGTGCGCACCGTCGTCACCCCCGCTGGGCACTACGAGGTCACCGGGACGGGGTACGCGCCCGAGGGCGACATCCTGCACGCCGGCCGGCCGGTGAGCGCCGTCGAGCACGCCGACCTGCGCGCCCTCGCCGTCGTCGCGGCCCGCGCCAACGACTCGACGGTCGCGCGCCAGGACGGGCGGTGGCAGCTCTCGGGCGAGCCGACCGACGGCGGCGTGCGGACCTTCGCGCTCAAGGCGGGTGTCCGCGGGGACGAGGACGAGCGCGTCGCCGCCGTGCCCTTCGACTCCGCCTACAAGTACATGGCCACCCTCGACCACACGCCCGACGGTCTCGTCGTCCACGTCAAGGGCGCGCCGGACCGGCTGCTGGACCGCAGCGACAGCCAGTCGGCCGGCGAGGGCACCGCGCCGCTCGACCGCGCCTGGTGGGACCGGCAGGTCGACGAGCTCAGCGCCCAGGGACTGCGGGTCCTCGCCGCCGCCGCCCGTCGGGCCGAGCCCGGCGCCACCGCTGTGACCACGCAGGACGTCGACGCCGGCGGCCTCGTCTTCCTCGGCCTCTACGGCATCATCGACCCACCCCGCGAGGAGGCCGTCGAGGCCATCCGCGCCTGCCGCCAGGCGGGGATCCGGGTCAAGATGATCACGGGGGACCACGCGGGCACCGCGAGCGCCATCGCGCGCGAGATGGGCATCGGCGACGGCGCCCCCGCCGTCACCGGCGCGCGGCTGGAGAGCGCCTCGGACGAGGAGCTGCGCACGATCGCCGCGGAGCACGACGTCTTCGCCCGCACCAGCCCCGAGCACAAGCTCCGGCTCGTGCGCGCGCTCCAGGCCGACGGCGAGGTCGTGTCGATGACCGGCGACGGCGTCAACGACGCGCCGTCGCTCAAGCGGGCCGACGTCGGGGTCGCCATGGGGATCAAGGGCACCGAGGCGACGAAGGAGGCGGCCGACGTCGTCCTCGCCGACGACAACTTCGCCTCGATCGAGGCGGCCGTGGAGATGGGCCGCACGATCTACGACAACCTCCGCAAGGCGATCGTGTTCATCCTGCCGACCAACGGCGCCCAGGGCCTGGTCATCCTCGCCGCCGTCGTCCTCGGGCTCACGCTGCCCCTCACCCCGGTCCAGGTGCTGTGGGTCAACACGATCACCGCGGTCACCCTCGCGCTCGCGCTCGCCTTCGAGCCCTCGGAGTCCGACATCATGCACCGCCCGCCGCGCGCGCCGGGCGGCTCGATCCTCCCCCGCTCAGGGCTCGTGCGGATCGTCTACATCTCCCTCCTCATCGGCGGGGGGACGATCGCCGTCTTCCTCCTCGGCGAGGACTCCGGGAGCGGGCTGGCGGAGTCGCGGACCGTCGCGGTCAACACGCTCGTCGTCGGGCAGATCTTCTACCTGTTCGCCAGCCGCTTCAGCCGCACGACGAGCCTGCGCCGCGAGCTGTTCACCACCAACCCCGTCTCCTGGGTGTGCGTGGGCGTCATGCTGGCCCTGCAGCTGCTCTTCGTCTACACCCCCGCGATGAACACGGCCTTCGGCTCCACCTCGGTGGGGCTGGACGGGTGGCTCGTCCCGCTGGCCGTCGGGGTCGCCGTCCTCGCCGTGGTCGAGGTCGACAAGGCGCTGCGCCGCCGCTGA
- a CDS encoding alternate-type signal peptide domain-containing protein, whose product MNPPPTIRRTALPVVAVALLAGVAGAGGTVALWSTDEGASPAELTAGDLDIELLGTAEWLETSADVATAPRPIDPTDFLARPGDSVTLTQDFTTELQGDNLTGLLGVDWEDAPSLPAGVTATYAVRDAGGAALATDVPVGTRAALDRLDADDDGRSDTFTIEVTIELAQEMADRVGADAAPQVARLGDIVLTLDQTRSGEGFTS is encoded by the coding sequence GTGAACCCCCCACCCACCATCCGGCGCACGGCGCTGCCGGTCGTGGCCGTCGCGCTCCTCGCGGGCGTGGCCGGAGCCGGCGGAACCGTCGCGCTCTGGTCCACCGACGAGGGCGCCTCGCCCGCCGAGCTCACCGCCGGTGACCTCGACATCGAGCTCCTCGGCACGGCCGAGTGGCTCGAGACCTCGGCGGACGTCGCCACCGCGCCGCGGCCGATCGACCCCACCGACTTCCTCGCCCGCCCGGGCGACTCGGTGACCCTGACCCAGGACTTCACCACCGAGCTCCAGGGTGACAACCTCACCGGCCTCCTCGGCGTCGACTGGGAGGACGCTCCCTCGCTTCCCGCCGGCGTCACCGCGACCTACGCGGTGCGCGACGCCGGGGGAGCCGCGCTCGCCACCGACGTCCCCGTCGGGACGCGAGCGGCGCTCGACCGGCTCGACGCCGACGACGACGGGCGCAGCGACACGTTCACCATCGAGGTGACCATCGAGCTGGCGCAGGAGATGGCCGACCGGGTGGGCGCGGACGCCGCGCCGCAGGTCGCCCGCCTCGGGGACATCGTCCTCACCCTCGACCAGACCCGTAGCGGGGAGGGGTTCACGTCATGA
- a CDS encoding alternate-type signal peptide domain-containing protein: MNSRTTTGLVAGAAGAALLVGGGTFALWSDSATVDGGTITSGTLDVELVGTPQWQDVSADRADSPHAIDMETFRIVPGDTIEGRYGIDAALEGDNMVAELGLAVGEASGELIAAENGVSVTYSLVDADGAPVGNVTDIAAGQTVEVRFVSADNSAKDPALPVLPAELTGEAQYTVVVTATFDEGTPEQVRTKAAADLAGLAVSLDQVRDAGVVDAS, from the coding sequence ATGAACAGCAGGACCACGACAGGACTCGTCGCGGGGGCGGCCGGAGCGGCACTGCTCGTGGGTGGAGGGACCTTCGCGCTGTGGAGCGACAGCGCCACCGTCGACGGCGGCACCATCACCTCCGGCACCCTCGACGTCGAGCTCGTCGGGACGCCGCAGTGGCAGGACGTCTCGGCGGACCGTGCCGACAGCCCCCACGCCATCGACATGGAGACCTTCCGGATCGTCCCGGGCGACACGATCGAGGGACGCTACGGCATCGACGCGGCCCTCGAGGGCGACAACATGGTCGCCGAGCTCGGGCTCGCCGTCGGTGAGGCGTCGGGCGAGCTCATCGCCGCCGAGAACGGGGTGAGCGTGACCTACTCCCTCGTCGACGCCGACGGCGCACCCGTCGGCAACGTCACGGACATCGCCGCGGGGCAGACGGTCGAGGTCCGCTTCGTCTCCGCCGACAACTCCGCCAAGGACCCCGCGCTGCCGGTCCTGCCGGCCGAGCTCACGGGTGAGGCGCAGTACACCGTCGTCGTCACCGCGACGTTCGACGAGGGCACCCCGGAGCAGGTCCGGACGAAGGCGGCGGCCGACCTCGCCGGCCTCGCCGTGTCGCTCGACCAGGTCCGCGACGCCGGCGTCGTCGACGCCTCCTGA